A single Opisthocomus hoazin isolate bOpiHoa1 chromosome 1, bOpiHoa1.hap1, whole genome shotgun sequence DNA region contains:
- the LOC104334557 gene encoding cyclin-dependent kinase inhibitor 1 isoform X1 yields the protein MESLLYTLAGEWHRGEKMERRPGKTTHARRNLFGPVDREQLQQDFQHMLRSSVEGAQQKWNFDFLQDTPTEGLLQWEELKGHEVPTFYHSSVVGDARRPRHHLNWPLGREDKSHRFAQVALTEKPKTSKKTGGKRTSEGKKRRQTSLTDYYSAKKQVKTHMPAAATKSTF from the exons AT GGAGTCGCTGCTGTATACGCTCGCTGGAGAGTGGCACCGGGGAGAGAAGATGGAGCGGAGGCCGGGCAAGACGACCCACGCTCGGAGGAACCTCTTTGGCCCTGTGGACCgtgagcagctgcagcaggacttcCAGCACATGCTGCGCAGCAGCGTTGAGGGGGCCCAGCAGAAGTGGAACTTCGATTTCCTCCAGGACACGCCGACGGAGGGGCTCCTTCAGTGGGAAGAGCTCAAGGGCCACGAGGTGCCCACCTTCTACCACAGCTCTGTGGTGGGAGATGCTCGGAGACCGCGGCATCACTTGAACTGGCCCCTGGGCAGGGAGGACAAGAGTCACCGCTTTGCCCAGGTGGCACTGACTGAGAAACCCAAAACTTCCAAGAAAACAGGGGGCAAGAGGACctcagaagggaagaaaagaagacagacatCTTTGACAG ATTACTACTCGGCGAAGAAGCAAGTCAAAACGCATATGCCAGCTGCCGCAACGAAGTCGACGTTTTGA
- the LOC104334557 gene encoding cyclin-dependent kinase inhibitor 1 isoform X2 has translation MERRPGKTTHARRNLFGPVDREQLQQDFQHMLRSSVEGAQQKWNFDFLQDTPTEGLLQWEELKGHEVPTFYHSSVVGDARRPRHHLNWPLGREDKSHRFAQVALTEKPKTSKKTGGKRTSEGKKRRQTSLTDYYSAKKQVKTHMPAAATKSTF, from the exons ATGGAGCGGAGGCCGGGCAAGACGACCCACGCTCGGAGGAACCTCTTTGGCCCTGTGGACCgtgagcagctgcagcaggacttcCAGCACATGCTGCGCAGCAGCGTTGAGGGGGCCCAGCAGAAGTGGAACTTCGATTTCCTCCAGGACACGCCGACGGAGGGGCTCCTTCAGTGGGAAGAGCTCAAGGGCCACGAGGTGCCCACCTTCTACCACAGCTCTGTGGTGGGAGATGCTCGGAGACCGCGGCATCACTTGAACTGGCCCCTGGGCAGGGAGGACAAGAGTCACCGCTTTGCCCAGGTGGCACTGACTGAGAAACCCAAAACTTCCAAGAAAACAGGGGGCAAGAGGACctcagaagggaagaaaagaagacagacatCTTTGACAG ATTACTACTCGGCGAAGAAGCAAGTCAAAACGCATATGCCAGCTGCCGCAACGAAGTCGACGTTTTGA